gttttacatattcggcacgacatatatatatatatatatatatatatatatatatatatatatatatatatatatatatatatatatatatatatatatctatatatctataaaaCTTAGGTACACTTGCATACATATGTGTAGGTGCATGTTTCATATGTGTTCGTTCATGTCTTGTCTcttctcaattattattattataatcaagggggaagcactaaacccataggattatacagtgcttgggggagggatggaaggtattcaggtttaactcagggaactggagcacacatccagttccctagatcaagagcccctcaccagcatcaaggaaccttccttgaggggtctcttCTCAAACGAGGTACCTTGATCCATAGAATTTGACCTGTTCTACCCTTATGGGGATCAAACAACTCCAGAAATTGTATGATCTCTCAATGGCTCAGCACTTCCCCATAATGATGATCATCATAAAATTGATGATGACCAACACCTGAATACATCCATAGGTTTCAAGTTTTTATTACACATTGACACTTCACATGACTTGCAGCGGGACTGGATTAACAGAtacagatgatgatgatgatgatgatgatgatgatgatgatgatgatgatgatgatgatgatgatgatgatgatgatgatgatgatgatgatgatgatgatgatgatgatgatgatgatgatgatgatgatgatgatgatgatgatgatgatgatgatgatgatgagaggcTGTATCATATCCAGTGTGCACATTCCCCAACAAACATCCGCAAGGTTCTCTCAAATTAGGTTCATGTAAAGCCCCTAAACCAGCAGGAATCATGAAGCGCCTGGAGAGTGGGAGATAACAAGGCTAGATCtaagagggtagctccaatttcttggataaaAAACCCTTCATCACCATCAAGATGACCTCTATAACTACTGAACCAATACTTACTGCAGTGCTTAATAATATCatcactctactgaagtctcccagcgcaGGGAGACAGACTTCGTTAACTGTACCTCATATAGCGCCTGTGAATGGGAGACAAGCAGCCTTGTTCCAAAGAAGGGAAGAATAGCTCCAGTATCTTGGATCGGGGGTAGCAAGACTTTAGATGTGATTACTTATCACTCGCTCCCGACACAGTCCACCACACCCGTTTTTCTCAACTGCCAACTATATTCACAGATAATAGACCTTCTTAGAACCTTTGACTCTATCAATCGAAGGAGGtaccttaatgctggtgaggggttcgtGACTCAAGGAACTAGGCTAATCCTCTTTCCTTGgagcaaacctgattatctcttaTTTCCCAGGTGCCGGCGAAAGGCTCTTattatataatatctttatttctacaaatacatcagtgacatactacaatatagaaagccgcttattatgcagagcatttcgggcaaattaggtcaattttgtcccaggatgcgacccacaccagtcaactaacacccaagtaccaatTATTACTGTTgggtgattattataataatcaagggggaagcgctaaacccgtaggattatacagcgccgggggggggggaatgtggaaggtattcaggcttaattcggggaactggagcacagatccaactccctaaatcaagagcccctcaccaacatcaaggaaccttccgtgaggggactgatgggtgaacatggacaaccggtgtaacgaaacacgcccagtgtttctatccTTTGCTGGGAATCGAATCCTGACCTTCACTGTGTGAAGttagttccacaggggtcagtcctaggaccggtgctgtttctggtatttgtgaacaacatgactgaaggaatagactccgaagtatccctgcttgcagatgatgtgaagttgatgagaataattcattCGGAAgaggaccaagcagaactacaaagggatcttcacaggctgcaagcctggtccagcaattggctcctagagttcagccccaccaagtgcaaagtcatgaagattggggaagggcaaagaagaccgcagatggagtacagtctagggggccagagactacaaacctgactcgaggaaaaagatcttggggtgagtataacaccgggcaaatatcctgaagcgcacatcaaccaaataactgctgcagcatatgggcgcctggcaaacctcagaacagcattccgacatcttaataaggaatcgttcaggaccctgtacaccgtgtacgttaggcccatattggagtatgaggcaccagtttggaacccacacctagccaagcatgtaaagaaactagagaaagttcaaaggtttgcaacaagactagtcccagagttaagaggtatgtcctatgaggagaggttaagggaaatcaacctgacgacactggaggacaggagagataggggggacatgataacgacttcaTGCATgcaaggagtgtgcatcattgcattaccacctttctcactctgcacactgacagctcatacactacgttccttgaccttaaatccgcttttgatgtagccaacagacatgtaatcattagtgaacttgccagaatggatgttggaggatggcttctccgctggattaaaggttacctgtccaacagaaagtcgtctgtgttgttccagggagatagaagtgtaactaaagattttgaattagggaccccacagggaggtgtgcttagtcccacccttttcaacattttgattaatgccttacttaatgccatgcctagccagccccatcattatatggttagttttgctgatgacataatgattcacactaccggattctccaacacccaaaacattcttaatcatgttttagcctcgtgtcaggacctggggttaataatctcaggggataaaacaaagatactcaacaggcgtcctcctcggcagagaggcacagttcgtcagatccagttgcatgatgggtctcttctagaatatgtaagcagatacaggtatctaggctttgaggttccactacttggacctgttgtaacgagactttgtcgccaatacaaagaaaggctgagagcacttagagttgtggcaggttttcatcccaggtatggtgctaatgttaaaattgtgaaaatgatgtatcttgcttatattagatcattggttgattatgcagcgccactacttgcactcgtgtctgactggaagcttggagggctggaaaaactgcaaaacgaagcaatgaggatcatcctaggatgccctcgtactgccaaaattttaaatatgcggaaagaacttaatattccaagcattagagatcgtgttactgaaagaaatatccttattggggtcaatatgcttaggctagcccattcaaacccctgcacagaagccctccaaactttcctcagcactggtgaacatccttccaaatggatcgaaaaaactggaaccgacctccgcatgaaccagctacatgatctatatcaagttggacaacagagacatttccctgctccatgggatattaccccattccaaacgaccattcctccatttccccccaaaactcttcttaaatcacaaccaaagcttcgtcttgaagccaaatatgatgccttaagctgtattgataacttagtcacacagaacaatctttcacaaattatttacgtcgatggttctgttcaccagtccactggtgcagctggtagtgctgctgttgtcacacagagtgatggctctcataaagaaattggagcacgcatcaataactgggcctctacccttcaaacagaactgtttgccatactccttgcactcaaatgtgtccatgtatctaaggttgacactttaattgtaactgattctctgtcatccataaatgctctcaactcattaagtataaattgtggcatgcttttgtccgaagccagacatagatatggtaagattgtggacagtggagtcagagtgcacatgctgtggattccatctcacattggtcttcagatgcatgatagaactgataaattggctaagctgtatgctttcaaagagggggtagattacaatcttgggttgtcatttagcagtttgagaacaataatacgaaaagaacttcaaatgaactttattgacttaagacttagagagattgacacaagtcagtccatctatcatcattccatcatgcaggaggagccacatgtctatggtgcatccaacaagataagtagactcttggatgtcactactgcccggctccggctgggttacaagtatctttggcaggttaaatcaccaccaccagatgtagaccaaacgaaatgtaaactttgccagatggactattgtcacacattgcgtcattatgtactggagtgtgatcaaattaatgaatttagaaacaactcactcagaagtgttcaagaaatggctaagtattttatccacagtggtatattgcagaccattctggagaaataccctgactttgctagctgtaaataaagcattaccacatgtgtgcatgtgtgtgtgtgtgtgtgtgtgtgtgtgtgtgtgtgtgtgtgtgtgtgtgtgtgggtgtgcgtccttgtgtgtatgcatatatttgtacgctcgtgtgcacatgtccgtgcgtgcgccctcgtgtgtgtatgtgcgcgcgtgcactagtgtgggtgtatgatccacttaatatttgtatttataactcattacaattgtgaccaggtgtggacgtatcagtggttcattactttgtaatttgttcatgactgtaaccatgtataggagtgaagctgattcattacctctgtaacttgccatgattagtgaccagatctacctggagttcattacctttgtaactagttcagctatcataactttggggtccagtcactggacccattatgtacctttgtaatcttttgactaccgcccacaggatgggtatggggtgcataaagatattaaactaaagtgtgtgtgtgtgtgtgtgtgtgtgtgtgtgtgtgtgtgtgtgtgtgtgtgtgtgtgtgtgtgtgtgtgtttatcatgtgggagttcgacacgtgaattaggtaagaaatactcacgtaggctggtattacgtataattacagataaggtggataacgcccttacagccgtgacctgcctccttgctcactctcgtaacactgactgactggccgcccacgtacccatagagggtctttgaataatgccaggtcagcgcaatatgagttcagatagtgactcaggcagagacggttggtcgttgagtcaacggtacactggttactggtaactggttactactactgagatgtgtgtgtggtgtgtgtgactcaacaatcaatatttgcaccaataacccattacagttgtgaccgggtgtggaagtgtgaattgctcattactctataatttgttcatgattgtagccaaagtataaacgtaagtaaccattctacagaattcattacctttgtaacttgtgagctcattacctttgtacctagttcagctatcaaaactttgggggcccagtccctggacccattacgtacctctgtaatctgtaaatacctttgtaacttgtcatgattgtgaccagacttacctggagttcattacctttgtaaattgtgagttcattacctttgtaaattgtgagttcattacctttgtaaattgtgagttcattacctctgtaacttgctcagctatcaaaactttggagtccagtccctggaccaattatgtacctctgtaatcttttgactaccgcccacaggatgggtatggggtgcataataaacatattaaactaaaaaaaaaagactggacacagcaacacggggacacagttggaagctgaagacacagatgaatcacagggatgttaggaagtatttcttcagccacagagtagtcaggaagtggaatagtttgggaagcgatgtagtggaggcaggatccatacatagctttaagcagaggtatgataaagctcatggttcagggagagtgacctagtagcgaccagtgaagaggcggggccaggagcttggactcgacccctgcaacctcaactaggtgagtacacacacacacacacacaggagctgagtctcgacccctgcaaccacaattgggtgagtacacacacacagtatgaagcgagagcttctgACACCAGGCCTGACTGGCATcattaataatatctttattgactacatgtacaaggtatacagacctagttgacatcaatgacatactactataaagaaagcctcttgttatgcagagcatttcgggcaaattaggtcagtgtcccaggatgcaacccacaccagtagactaacacccaagtacccatttactgatgggtgaacacgcccaatgcttctaccctggctgggaattgagCCTCTAAAACGAGTGTCTGGTCTTCAGTAATCTTTTAATTAATCACATAATTTCCTTCAAATTTACAATTATTTTAATTGAAATGTGCTCGGCATATATTTTGTAGGTTGGCTGTTTTATAAAAACTACATTTCCATTTGTTTATACACGATATTTTTTTGTATATTTGCATATCTAATCATACATTTCCAGTTAGCAACAGCGTTGGGAGTGGAGATCTAGATATGAATATTACTTGCTGGTATTGTTCATGACGAGGCAGATATCAGTGCTCAGAGTAAGGTTATTAATAcctcagccccacacacacacacacactcgtgctcTCTTTACTTACGACCCTAATAACAAGGTAAGCCACAGTCCTTTATAATGTTTTATTACTTCACTTGAAACACCCTAAGTCAGGGGTAGGCAAACTTATTAAATTAGCACTTAAAGTCTAAGTGCTAATTTAATAATGAATGGCAAAGTACGTAGTTTTAATACAAGCGCAATACAAAAATTATATACATTGAcaagatttttaaatattttgtatTACACGTGGCACTAAATGAAACTGTCACTTGGTTAATCAAGTTATTGGACACTAATGGGTCCATGGCAGTACTACAACCTATTGTATGGATAATTCATGACATCCTTTCAGGTAGAATGGAGACTAGTGAGACACCGTTGCACAACATGTCACCCACCAGCACAGTAGCGCAGTGGAGCGCCGCTTTTCTGGCCTTTCTTCAAAGTAATAACTACCATAGATCAGACCTTCAGATGAAAATTCATAACATTAAAAATATTTATGATCTACTCTTCGTGCCAGGGAGTAGGAACTCGCACTTGGGTCCCCCACCGCCACTGGACTCCATAATACAATACATGATAGAAAACGGCACATTAACACGTCATGGCGAATTTATAAGCGTTAACTCACGAACCTAATTTTAATGTTATTTTATTTGTCGGCCACTCTCTCTAGTCCTTTAAGTAGACAAAAGTCAGTGACCTCTTCAGGATGTCCTCAACTTTCCTGAAGAACTCTTATAGGTAAATTTTGATGTATAGTTCTCAATTTCGGCGAGTTCAACTGCATTGGAAGCTCATTGAATCCACACTTCAATTATTGAGGCAATCCTCATCTCCCTACTAAAATCTCCAGTCTCAGGTTGACAGGTTTCTTTACTCTTATATAGCATCCTGAGCGATGGAGTATGGCAGGATAACCTTCCTGCGGTGGTGTAAGAAAAGAAAAACCATCCTGTGattgaatatgacaggaaaaccatcctggagtttacctggagagggtttcgggggtcaacgtccacgtggcccggtctgagaccaggcctcgtggtggatcagggtctgatcaaccaggctgttactgctggctgcacgcgaactgacgtgcgaaccacagcccggctggtaaggtactgactttaggtgcctattcagtgccttcttgaagacagccaggggtctattggtaatcccccttatgtgtgcttggaggcagttgaacagtcttgggccccagatacttactgtgttgtctctcagtgtactcatggtgccgctacttttcattggggaactGTTACATCAactgccaagtcttctgctttcatagggagtgattttcgtgtgcaagtttggtaccaatccctctaggattttccaagtgtatattatcgtgtatctctctcttgcttgcattccagggaaatacaaatcaagggccttcaaccattcccagtaatttagttgCCTTATCGTATtcgtgtgtgccgtgaaagttcgttgtacactctccaggtcagcaattttgcctgccttgaagggggcagttagtgtacagcagtattccagcctagagagaacaagcaatttgaagagaatcatcatgggcttggcatccctagttttgaaggttctcattatccatcctatcattttcatagcagatgcggtagatacattgttgtggtctttgaaggcgagatcctctgacattatcactctcaggtccttcacattacttttctgctctattgtatggttagaatttgtcatataccctgatacagttttaatttcctcaagttttccacatctgagtagttgaaatttctcttcattgaacttcatgttgttttgagATGGATTATGAAAAGAAAAACCATCTTGTGGTGGAATATGATAGGAAAACTGTCCTATGGTGGATTATGAAAGGAaaaaccatcctgtggtggaatatgacatgaaaaccatcttgtggtggaatatgataggaacaccatcctgtgatggaatatgacaggaaaaccatcctgtgatggGTATTAGATAAACAATTCTTGATAAATTATTATGCAgttcatacccattctgtggacagtagtcaaaagattagaggcacataatgcatccagggactgggctgcaAATGATAActaagcaagttacagtggtaatgaactgttTACTATAAAGCTTATATCCGTTGATGTTCCTAACAAGTTATTTATGTAGGCATGAATTCAGTCATAAAAACATTACAATGTAACTTCTATGTAGTTTTGAATTATATATATTACCTTATTTTTAGCAAGGTATAATTGAATTTAATCAAGTGTAGTTATGCGTTATTTATAGTAGGCAAAGTCAGAGTATTTTTCCATTGGTTGGTAATATGCCACTATGGATAAAATACTTCAACATTTCTTGATCATTTGCGACTAAGTTGTCTGAATTCACCAATTTAATCGCATTCCAGCACATAATTACGTAAGGTGTGATGAGTTATTTGCAACCGAGTTGTGTGAATTCATTAATTTAATCGCATTCCATCACATAATTATATAAGGTGTGACAAGAGTCTGTCTGACAAAGTTTACATCAAGTGGTGATTCAACCTCGCAGAGATGCTTGTAGCCCAGCTGAAGCTACAAAAACATGAATAGAATATTGTAAAATTTATTGTTTactttatatattaaacatactttttttttttttagaaaataagCCAATAACATTAAAAACTTGTAAATGACTACTATATTAACTAATAAACAAGCAAATATTTTAAAAATGTACATAAATGTTACAAAATTAGGTGTCATTTAATTCATAGTTTTTAAAATGCCcattaaaaaaaaaggagagcATTTCTGGTAGACTAAAAACTagaattttaaccctttcagggtccgtcccgtagatcaacggctttacgttgagtgtccaaaccgtagatctatgccaaaattctagcgccgtcaaatttagcgcgaaaacgctcataggcctacatgtgagagaacgggtctgcgtggtgggtgtgcgctaTAAACAAAAAAtcaggcgcccgcatagcattgtgggaacgccggctcagttacccttgttcaccatgcctcgtcgcaagtcagctctcactccccggaaaattgggactctcctcttcctatctgatagttctgacactgatggaagtggaaatgaagacaaattctacagctttgatcagttagtgaccgaaaagaatgaccaggatatcgataatagtgcagaaaaccctgacgatcctcaaccttctacctctggtgtgggcactcgtgactcacggtcggttgttcctcatcacaagagaaaactaatattttcgcgtggccaggcctctgacttcagtaatgatgatagtgacgtggactgtgattttattgcgctcgacgatcattcgagtagtgatagtgaggaatcatattcaccagtgaagcgtcggtatgttcgccgccgcatgcgctcgggtagtgtaccctatgctgtgcccaggggacggagtacatcccgtggcccaacaccagttttagatagtgatagtgaggatgatgtggctacacttggcatggagagaccacaggcatcagtggatggtgttagtggtgatggtagtggcaccgccatgtgtgactcaccaggccacgctgggacccacgctgctgactcgtcagttcaaggacaaagcgaagcgccagccaccagaccaccacaaccacaaccagcctatgatgtccagtatccaccagcaaaccgtatgtgggattggcagcaaaatcccaattttgtttccaagcctcaccactttgatgactctcaaagtggaattctacctacctgaccccttggaaccacggccaatgaactggaattctttgaattattctttgaccagccattgatggaaattattgtcagggaaagtaataagtattttgagtacaccatggcaaatacgatcttatcaccacagtcaagactacacaggtggaaagagacgactgttgcagaaatgtatttgctttttgcaacaataatgcttatgcctcacatctataagcataatataaaatcatactggtccacagatcagctaatttctaccccagtcttcagtgaaatcataccagtgaacaggtttatcttactcttacgtatgttgcact
The nucleotide sequence above comes from Cherax quadricarinatus isolate ZL_2023a chromosome 40, ASM3850222v1, whole genome shotgun sequence. Encoded proteins:
- the LOC138853801 gene encoding uncharacterized protein, whose amino-acid sequence is MPRRKSALTPRKIGTLLFLSDSSDTDGSGNEDKFYSFDQLVTEKNDQDIDNSAENPDDPQPSTSGVGTRDSRSVVPHHKRKLIFSRGQASDFSNDDSDVDCDFIALDDHSSSDSEESYSPVKRRYVRRRMRSGSVPYAVPRGRSTSRGPTPVLDSDSEDDVATLGMERPQASVDGVSGDGSGTAMCDSPGHAGTHAADSSVQGQSEAPATRPPQPQPAYDVQYPPANRMWDWQQNPNFVSKPHHFDDSQSGILPT